GGATGTTCTAGTTGATATGCCctgtttttcaaatctttaataaTTCTAAACGGCCTTTCCTAATTAGGTCAACGCTTTCCATGTGCCAACTTTTTTCACGCTTCACAAGTCTTCCTCCACACCAGGTCTCCTTCGTTGAAGCTCATCGACCGAACCTTGGTGttgcttcttttctttcctgTGGAATGTCTAACTCCACTCTAATTTTTGTATCATTGAGGTCCATGTCCTAGACTTGTCTTTTGAGTGAAGGCTCGTTGACCTCCATATGCAGCATGGTGTCAGTATCATACGTGAATTTGAAGGGTGTTTCCTAAGTGGTGTCATGCGGTGATTATCGATAAGGCCACCAGACCTTAGAAAACTTGTCAACCTAGGGTCCTTTCGCTTCTCCCAAGCTTTGCTTGAGCTCGACTATTGTGGTTTTGTTGACTATCTTAGCTTTGTGGTTCGTTTAGGGATGCTTCAATAAGTTGGTGACATGTTTAATGCCATAGTTCTTGTAAAGCTCAGCACACTTCTTGTCAATGAACTCTTGGTTGTTTATGTACTTGTTGAGCCGTGATAGTTGCTAATGGTTCTGCCTCCACCCAATTGGTGAAGAGGTCAATGACGACCAATAGGAACTTTTTCTAAGCTTGACCAACCAAAAAGTGACAACCAAGTCATCCTCCCACTAGGTGAAGGACCAAGGGAAGGATTATTGTGCAACTTGGATGGTGAAACTTTGACGTTGTTTTCATAATCCTAACAGCTCTtgtctttttgaaaaaaatactttgcAGTCCTCCTCCATGGTCGGCTAGTAGTACCCTACTCGTAAGGCTCTCACCTTAAGTATTCGTCGTCCATTGTGGGGACCGCACACGTCATTGTATAGCTCATTCATCACGTACTGAGTCTCTTCTTCTGAGAGGCACTTCAATAGGGGGTAAAGAACTCTTTTCTCTACAGATCTTCCCTAATGAAGACAAATCGGGTAATCTTCTTAGCATTAGTCGAGCTGATGGCTTCACCTATATTCAATTTCCTTATCAAGACTTTGACGTCCTCCCTTCAACCCTTTCATTTGGCTACTGTTGTGGACATGTGATCCACCGTTGGTTTCATTAAGATTTTCTTTATGGTTGTTGGCAGTTACCCCTTCTCGAGTGGACATGTGGTCCACTGTTGGTTTCGTCACTTGTAATCTTAGACGATGTATTTATTTGTGCATTATTTACTCGAGTGATGTGCTTTATATTTATAGCTTCAAAGCCCTTAATCAACTTTATAGTTTTGTGGAAATGATCTGGATTGTTTCATTGATATGCTTGACCACCAGCTACAAGTCCGTCTGACAATCTACTTGACGTGCTCCCACTTCCTTAGCCAAGGTGAAACCTGCAACTAAGGCTTCATACTCGGCCTAGTTATTAGAAACTTTAAACTTTGAACACTAACGAGTGTTTAATGACTATATCGTTTGTCCCTTCTAGTACAATACTAAGTCATTCGCCCTTCTTGTCCACACACACTTTCCATGTTGGATCTGGGTGGTTGTCTTGTCTTGGAAGCTTAGGAACAAACTCTTCGATCGAGTCGTGCGCTCTAAAATCTTTACAATAATATGGTGTGAGTAGCATTAGCACCACCTTCTCAATTTGATGATAACATATCTCGATATCTTGCAAAACCTagctaacaaaataaattagttatgCCTAGGGGCTACTTAGATCAACGTTGCACTTATTGCTTAATCTCAAACGGCCAAGTAGAGTTGTAACTCGTTTCCTGCGACTAGTCATGCCATGACGAGTCCGTTGGTCAGGATAGTCTTTATTTCTATGAATACgattttactattttcttgACCAACTTGGAGATGAATCGGGAGAGTAAAGTCCAACGACCCACTAATCTCTATAACTCTTCTAAATTTTGTGAACTTCTCATCTTCAAAATGATTGTGCACACATATCATCAAGTATTCGAATTAAGaccttatttttatcttttaaaataattgaggttatgttaaaatataattttacttttttttattctttttcaaagGTAATTgtaagtaaaacatttttaattaaattctattGAGATTTCTATTatcttaaaaagtttaaattttaatataaatatatattataattcacgtttttaagaatgaaaattattttaataatctagctaaatttcatttgaaaattaaacttattttaaacatatataaaacttaaatataattacttaaatttataaaataaaatatttattttaaattttagttatgtttttataaacttaaatatatattataaataaatttacttttttaaaaatccCGTGACAGGTACAGATACTACTAGTTACTTCTATAAACCTTGTTTCCTTAATTTGATCAAAATACTCCATAACAATACCTTGTTGCTAATTAGCTATTACTGCTGGCAGCAGCATGAAGGCTTAGCTAGTGATCGAGTTTGTTGAGCTACATATACTGTTTTGTGACTTGCACCATAAATTATCCTTTGATGGCATTTGTAGTCCTATTCTACTTCTAAGAGAGTTGAAGCTACAAGACAACGTGTGTTAGCCTAACATTTCCATGGAGTGAATTGACTCCAACGTTGTTTTAAACCAAAATCCAAACACAAGGATAGAGACATGGTTATGTTTACCATTTTCTGCATCATCCCAAACAACCACGATGATTAGGCTACTTTGCCATAACAAATACACATATAAAGTAAGGCTGAGAAAATTAGTAAACACCTGCAGAAAGTAAGGAGcatatcattatccaaatatTCAATGTTAGACAACTAAAGCAGTCCGCTTCTAACATCTCAAAAAGCTGGTCACTCAAAAGACAAAAGTGTGACAGACAAGTCATAAGGTTTATTGTTGGGGTGTGGCAAGAAAAAACACAGGAAAATAAATATCTTGGGACATGTTTGCTGATCCCTTATGTCCTTGTACTAACAGaggaagacaattcaaaattgatTACCATGTAAACCGAGATCGTTACAGCCAATTTCAGGAACATATTTCTATGTTAAAACTGAAATAATCgcaaacagaaaagaaaatgaggATAGCTAAAGCCTTAAATTAAACTAGCACATTGCGTTCGTCAACAATCATAAGCTGATCATGACAACAATCCACTgcaaggcaaaaaaaaaaaaaaaaaaaaacaaatatctaaCACACGATCCAAGCATTGTATGCacaaaaatgttttgaacaGGAATGTCTGCCACAAACAAGCACAAAAAGTGGTTTCATTTCCTAGTTTTCCTGTTGGGCCTGGAGGGTTTGGGAGTGCCCTTGCGTTTGGCAGGTGTTAAATTGGGCTTCTTCTTCATGACCTCGGGAGTCTTCACCTGACTCAAACGTTTCACTTTACCTCCTCCAGAGGCTGCCGCCGCCGCCACATATTTCTTCGCGCTGGgggctttcttcttcttcagagCTTCGGGCGTCTTCACCTGACTCagcctcttcttcttctcagtCAGCTTCTTCTCTTTCGGAGCGGTTTTGGGTTTCTCAGTGTGTGGAGAAGAAAGTTTGTAGGAGTTCTTGACCTTGTAGAGCTTCTCCGATTTGACCAAACTTTTCAACTGAACGGAGAGAAGTTTCCGGAAGTTGGGAGGAAGCACTTTGCTGTGCTTGTCCTCGACGAACTTGGCTATCGCCGGCTGACTCGAACCCGTGCGTTCCTTCAACGACGTTATTGCGTCGGCGATCATCTGAAAGAAAACCGCAACAAAATGAAAACGCTTTTATTAAAATCCAGAATAGGAGAGAGGGTGATACCTGGAAGTAAGGAGGGTGGAGAGCGACGGTCGACTTGTTCTTCGCATTAGCTTttgccattttattttttttggtcgTTGTGTGTGTGAGAGGAGAACTAAACATGTTACTATGTAAAAAGGATGAAGTAAAGATAAGGGTGTTACTGTTTTGAAACTGGTTGAGTTGGGAGTTCGAACTCGAAGCGGTGGAAAGATGACATTAACTGCTACGTGTCAGTGCCGGAAAAAATTCTTagtttgaatttcaattttcaatcagAATTTGGCGGCTTACCATTGTTGGTACCACTGGGCCgccaaagaaataaaaacaacattaaagtgGGCTGTGGGCCGTTGGCCGTTTGTTTTCCCGAGATTTTGTggaagggtgttgctccctccactcCCACTTTTGCTCACTCCACCTtctcaactttttgaaaaaaaattttaattacaaaaataactttttttaccttttaactctgtttaattactttaattctaaatttctaCCATTTTCACTCATGTCGTAGGCGTTTTGCTCGGCTCATCTTTCAAAGGCATCATCAACTGTACCAACAGTTACGCCGGCTTGATatgttcttttctctttctattacGGCATTCCTTTACTAAATAGTTGTTGGAGTTATTGTCAGGATTTTTGCCCACCCATATCTAACTTCTCCAACATTACTACCAATTTCCTTCAGTCACAGATGATAGCAGAGCGTCCTGTCCTGTCCTATCTATTTATAAACCTTCTCCCACACTTCTCATTGTGCCCCAATCTAACTCTCTTTCTCAAAAACCCAACACAACTCAAATGGATCGAAAAAGCTTCCTCTCTCTTGCACTCATCGTCGTTGTCGTCGAAGGCCAGTCTCCATCGACGGCGCCACCACGACCCCTCTGGCCGCCACTACCACTCCCTCTGCATCCCCAGTCACCACCCCTTCTAAGCCTAAATCATCGGTGTCGGTTGCTTCCCCCGCATCATCTCCCACTACTTTGCCTCCATCTAAAACCGCTACACCAGCTCCAGCGACCAACCCCCCGGTCGTCATACCACCGGTTGCTAGAACTCCTGCAGCCACACCCCCGGTTGCTACACCTCTTGCAGCCACACCTCTTGTAGCCACACCTCCACTAGCCATGGTGAGAGAACTTGTCGCGGGAAGAGAGAAGTTTGGCGTATTTGAGAAGGCTGTCGTGGTTGTCGACTCTAGGACCGATGGTGAAGACAGCGGGGAGAATGAAAGGGAGCTTCTCTATGCTCATGGCTTGAACCTCGAAAGTGTAGTTCACAGGAGAGAGGTCGAAGACGCTGCATGACTGATATGGGAGAATCCATGTTTTTTTTGCAAGCTTTATGCCTCTGATTCCAACATTAAACGGATGTCAGCACGTATCActttatgtcattttttttcctgGATTAAAAATTGTTAGCGAATGTCCACATCTGTTTAAGGTGAAACAAATGTCAACATTCGTTTAAGGTGAAATGGATGTCAACATCTGTTTAAGGCGAAAGGtgaaacggatgtcaacatccgtttaacgGAAAACggatttgtttaaaataaaacaaatgttaaTATCTATTTAAGATTTACACATTAATTTAGGATTGATTATTGAGTCCGAACTCTGGCACCATTGAAACAATTCCTTTCACCACTTGTAACCTCTCATTCATCACACTCTTACACcataatgaaagaaagagaggagaaagaattcaaatgttaaaaaagaagaagaggtgCGTAGGGGATTGAAgtgaaaagaagataaaaaatattaacctaaagtaaaattttactcaaggataaaataggaataagAGATGGAGGGAGAGGTAAAAGAGGAATGGGGACATGGAGGGAGCAagagtggtggtggagggagcaacgcCCTTTGTGGAACTTGTAACTACTTTCACCTCGTGCTGATAAAGTGAGGGTCACTCGCTCCACTACCACatgtttgcattttttttattgatatttatttgatatttaacgGATCTTCACATCCATTAGCGTAAACCAAGATCCATCCATCAAGACATCTCCCATATTCGTTTGGTCTTCCAaccattttaacaaattttaaacaaattatataattataattaatataaaaaattccaaaaatctaaaaatatatatcacaacaaaaatttatacaaaaaataaaattaattaactaaaaaaaaagaagtcgAACGCGAAGCCGGATATGTGAGATTTGTTGGACCTTCAACGGATCTTGACATCCGTCGATAGATTTTGAGATTTGTTGAAGACTCAAAGGATCTCGCATATTCGTTTCGGC
This genomic interval from Vigna radiata var. radiata cultivar VC1973A chromosome 8, Vradiata_ver6, whole genome shotgun sequence contains the following:
- the LOC106771463 gene encoding histone H1 codes for the protein MFSSPLTHTTTKKNKMAKANAKNKSTVALHPPYFQMIADAITSLKERTGSSQPAIAKFVEDKHSKVLPPNFRKLLSVQLKSLVKSEKLYKVKNSYKLSSPHTEKPKTAPKEKKLTEKKKRLSQVKTPEALKKKKAPSAKKYVAAAAASGGGKVKRLSQVKTPEVMKKKPNLTPAKRKGTPKPSRPNRKTRK